A portion of the Blautia hansenii DSM 20583 genome contains these proteins:
- a CDS encoding DUF6870 family protein has protein sequence MKLTTQELEQMRSVDIGAVAAESLPDVSGMTFDNALSRKERISQFLQTVKNPYCFCIGGVGVKIEFAESGPSLQDKLTDFLLRQRSGL, from the coding sequence GTGAAATTAACTACACAGGAACTTGAACAAATGAGAAGCGTTGACATTGGCGCGGTGGCTGCCGAGTCCCTGCCTGATGTGAGCGGTATGACCTTTGACAATGCGCTTTCCCGAAAGGAGCGCATCTCTCAATTTTTGCAGACTGTCAAAAATCCATACTGCTTTTGCATCGGTGGTGTTGGCGTGAAAATTGAATTTGCTGAAAGCGGGCCATCTCTCCAAGATAAGTTGACGGATTTCCTGCTGCGGCAAAGAAGCGGGCTGTAA
- a CDS encoding sigma-70 family RNA polymerase sigma factor has product MTTINLKDLYYWYTQDQLIEVSDEVAEVFKANARYEMAYQRRLSRHKAQYSLDCDDGIEYSACLHEPTPQELLERMETFLRLWNALNSLPEIQGRRIDAHIILGKSIKEIAEAEGVHEESIRQSIKRGLERMKKTF; this is encoded by the coding sequence ATGACTACTATCAATTTGAAAGATTTATATTATTGGTACACGCAGGATCAGCTTATCGAAGTTTCTGACGAGGTGGCCGAGGTATTCAAGGCCAATGCCCGCTATGAAATGGCCTACCAGCGGCGGCTCTCCCGGCACAAGGCACAGTATTCTTTGGACTGCGATGACGGGATTGAATATTCCGCTTGCCTGCATGAGCCGACCCCGCAGGAACTCCTTGAACGGATGGAAACCTTTCTTCGTTTGTGGAACGCTCTCAATTCCCTGCCGGAGATTCAGGGCCGTAGAATTGACGCACATATCATTCTTGGCAAGTCGATTAAGGAAATTGCCGAGGCCGAGGGCGTACATGAGGAGTCTATTCGCCAGTCGATCAAGCGTGGCCTTGAGCGCATGAAAAAAACTTTTTGA